The DNA region GCCGATCAAGCTGCTGATTCTCGATCAAGCGAAGCTGGAACAGGAGATCGAGGCGGAGAAAGAAGCCCACGCGAAGGAGCTCCAAGCTGCCAATGAGCAGCTGCTAAGCGCCTTGCATGTCATCTATCTCCCCTTTGCCGACCCCCCAGACGTCCACGCTGCCAACCGCGCTTGATCGTATCCAAACCGAGACACCAATAAGCGAAGCCTCCCCATTGAACCCCAACGCCCGCGGTGTCGATCGTGATACTAGCCAGTCACAGCATGGAAGCACCGTGCTTGGCAATGACGGCCATTCTGCACCGAACCTTGAACTCGACCCTCAGATAAGCCAGACTCATGGGCGAGAACCTGCCATCCACCGATCGCCCCGTCCACGTCCCCAACAGCCAAGCCATTCATCCACACATAAAAGACCTTCAAATACGTCCGCGGCGCCGATCCCCTACCCAAAGCGTGCTCGACTCGAGGAACAGCCCCCCTCCTTGACACCCGGCCGGTCGATCGAGTTTCGCGAAGTCTTCCAAAATGGCACTGGCGCAGTCAAGTACAAGATCGTACAATTCCCTTACGATACGGGACACTGGTAAATTTTGGAGTGTAAGGACTGCGACAAGACATTCACGGCCAATTTCCCCCTCAGCGAAGCCGAGCTACATCTCAGCATCGGCCATCTTGCCCACGCTTCCACAACACCTGAACTCACCATGCAGAGGTTCGGCACTCGCGTGTTGCACTGTACCGCGGAGCTAGCTCGGAGCAACAACAATGCCTGCAAGAGGGTGCTGGGAGTTGTCAACTCGGCTGGTCCACAGACTACTTCTCAACCTAAAAGAACACCCTCTCGCAGCaggcccaagaagaaggccaaaACAAAGTCCTACCAGTGGGAAGCGCCCAAGAGCTATGGCGAGCTCAAACCAGAAGTTCTGAACCCACAACCGGGCGACATTTTTGCCTGCTGGCAAAAAGCCCAAGGGTTTCTACCCCGTCATGATTGTTCCCTGGGGGGTTTTGAGCGCTTCAAATTTGTCCACACCCTCCAACGCACgggtcttgatgaggagatccCCGACTGCTACGCTCAGGCCCAGAAGACCGATACGAGACCCTGACCGTGGGCAGAGGGTCACGAGAACCATGGGTTGCGAGCCCACAAACGCATGTATCCCGTCCTTTTcttcgacaaggtcaactttCCGAGAGGGTGCTCTGTAGGCTGGGTTCCGCTTCACGACTTGAAAGTGTTCGACGAGAATTGTCCTCAAACTCTACGCAAGGAGCTGGTTAAAGACTATCCGGAGTATCAGGCTGAGTGTGACGCGGAGGCAGCGGAAGAGGCAAAACGTAGCCACATCAGACGCTTTACGAATTGTGGTCCAATACCGCGCCCTGGACCATCTTGGTAGTGCAATGTTCGAAGGGGAGTAAAACTTCGGCCGCAACCTCCTAGCAAGATAACGAGAGGTGGAAGCAATTGGCGTCGGGGCTCCGCAGTTGAGAGACATAGGGATAAGCGTGATGCAGAAGATTGGAAGGAAGCCAGACGACTGAATAGAAGGCGCAGATGGAGATAGTGTCGATGATTTGACTAGTTCAAATACCAGCTCCTCATTAGACCTGCACAGTGTGCATCACTTCTAACTATCCACCGACTACTTCAATGTTTATACCCTTACTCATCTCGCAGGGCCTTTGAGATGGCCTTCATGCcaccctcaagctcctctcGCTTCGGCCAGCCGTATCCAAGTCGGAAGAAGTTATCCGGAAGCTCGAACCAGTGACCAGGGCCAACATAGGTCGCATACTTGGTCAGCAGCCTATCGTAGAATGCTGCGAATCCACCCGCGGGCTCCTTCTTAATTCTGGGAAAGCAGACAACACCACCTGTGGGCTTGACCCAttccagaagcttctcgCTCTCGACCCACGACTCAACCATCTGTAGACGGaccctcatctcatctgtCGTGTCGGCCAGGATCTGCTGTCGCCGAGACAGAACCTGCGTGGCAATCCATTCATCGATGACGCTCCCGCTAATGCTGATCTGCTCCTTGGCCGCTAGGAAGGTCTCTTGGAGGTTCTTGTTGGTGCTGATGAGCCAACCGATCCGGACTCCAGGAATACCGAACGATTTGGACAAGGAGCTCACACTCAGGACGTGGTCGCCCAGGGAAGCAGCCACAGGAAGCTTCTCGCCAAAAGCGATATCACGATACGTCTCGTCCACTAGCAAAAGaatgcccttctccttggtgatggctaCGAGCCGGTCAAGTGCCTCCCGAGACAAAGTAGAGCCAGTAGGGTTGTGTGGGCAGGTCACGGAGACAAGACGGGTGTTTGGCTTGATGGCAGTCTCGATATCGTCAACATTGGGCTGGAAGCCAGACTCAAAAGTGACATCGATGTACGAGATCTCGCAGCCGACGGCCTTGGGGGTCTCCAGGTTGGTGGCGTAGTTGGGTCGAACAACGACAAGATGGTCACGTCCCGAGGCATCCATGGTAGCCAACTGCGacgtggtgatgatgaaCAAGGCACCGGCGGCGCCCGAGGTGATGAGAACATCGTCCGTATTCACCCCGGCATCCTCAGCGATGAGCTTTCGGAGCTCTGTTTCGCCTCGATGCTCATTGTagaggagggtgaggttggGGATTTTGAGGCCTAATGACTCGATGGTCTGGTCCGTGATGGAGCTCTCTGAAAGGTTgaacttgatcttgtcgtaCCCGTACTCCTCGGGCGACTCGATCTCGATGGGCATGCGCTCGTACTTCATGTTtgcggtgatgatggccttgatggagGTGAGGATGGAAGAGTGAGTTTGAGATGCTGATTTCACTACAAGAACACATGCCGGCTACGCGGTgttatttatttcttttcACCTCCGGGTTCAAGCTGACCAATCCGACACGGTAGGAACAGGGACGAAGAGGACGGTTACTCGCGGTCATGAACTCTACCTAACTAAGTGGCGGGCGCCTCGACTTGCCCTCCCAGTTGGGAGTGAGTGGGGATGGATATCGGCGCTTCGAACTGCCCTCACAGCACCCGATAAATGACCAATCAGTGTCACTCCCAGACGGGAACCGATGTAGCATCAGCGTGTTGTGTCTCCTGGACATGCAATGGGCGTCGTTGCAATATTTCCCCTTATTATAGAGCCTCATGACTTCGTGCTTCGGATGCTGTTTAGGAGTATCCTGAAATATGACCCGTCTCCTCCTGCAAAGTGGCCCAAATGCCCATTCATTGATTACACAACTCCAGATAACCGCCCAATCACTTGTATCTCTCATTTCATTCCTTGCTTTCCGTCTCAAGCCATGCTAGCGGTAGACACTTTTTCTCTGGTAGATGCTACCATCGCCCAGCTGAGGCATGCCCCTGGATGGCAGGTCCTTGACGAGCGTGGAACTCGTCACTCTTTACCTGCACCGCATCGCCCAATTCGACATGCGAGGCCCGTCTCTCAACTCGATTTGCATCTTCAACCCGCGAGCCCTACAAGAAGCGCAGGCTTCCGATAATTACCGCGCCACCGCTGGTCACAAGGCTCGTCCTCTAGAGGGCATCCCGTTCACCGTCAAGGATagcttcaaggtcaagggcatGACGGTCGCCGCGGGATCTCCTTCTTTTGCTCATCTCGTGGCCCCAGACGATGCAGCTATCGTTGAAAggcttcaagaagcaggtGCCATCGTTCTAGGCCGCACAAACATGCCACCCATGGGAATGGGAGAGATGAAGGATAAAGCGATGCCCGTGGGTATCACCTTCGACACAAAGGCTTGAACAGACCGAGATCTGCTCCGGTTCGCATTTGCATACGAAAACGCCTTCACACGGAGAACCCTACCGCCAAGGGCTCCAGAGCTCCCAACTGACCAGATCCCGCTAATGAGAAGGGTACTGGCGACGCTGAAACCCAAATTGTCGGTTGAGCAAATCACATCCAGGCCAATCGAGGATGACCACTCTAAGATACGGTCCGTGTCGGTTCAAGGCACAGTCACCTTGGCGGATCCCGAGGTACAAATCTCCTCGTTCATTGTCTTCGTTGACGGAAAATCTTCTGGGAATATGCCGGTTGAGGCTGGAATGTAGTCATTGGACCTTGAGCTTAGCAGAAGCAAGACAAAGGATAAGTATCCAACCTTGGCTAAGGTCCCCAAGGACTATTTCATGTTGACATTCGTGGCCAAGGCTTCAAATGGCCGATGTGCAGTGGAGATTGTTCTCGTTGATTAAGTAGCAGGAATTAAGCATTGCAATCTTGAGTCATGTAGGACGCAGTCTTGGTGGTGAATGGTGACGAGCCCATCAGATCAACAACACAGGTACTCCTGTCTGGAACGCCAGGTCCATGCCTTTTCTCTCCTGCTTCCGCTGCCATGTCCAACAGTTCCTCATGATCCTGAGTACTGTACTACCATTTCCGAAACCTCCACACTCATCCACAAAGTTGGAGAGAAGTGATTCGAGAAAGGGCTGATGCTTCGGCTCAGCCATGCATCCAATGACGCAGAGAGGCCACACAAGCCCTTGAAGGGAAATGGCTCGGGGCCATTCACGAAGCACATTCACAGCCTTGTCGACATTCTTGCTGATTTCAGGTAGTGATTCCCACGGTCCAGACACGATGGTACCTGACAGAATGAGCGAGGCGAGTGCAAAGATGTGCGAAACCCATGCAGCCCAGGGGGCTTCGGTATTCTCCTATCAATGTATTAATAGTTAGCCTTTGACAACCAGAAAGGGACCTAATGCAATTCGAAACCCACCTCGATTATAGATTCTAGCTTTTCAACGCCGTCCTCTAACCGTGTTTCAATCTCCCGGCTCCTCGTTACCAGATGTGGTACACTCAATGTTCCCTGTTCCTTCATCTTGCTCTTCCACGCCTGCAGGTGTGCTAAATCACCGATGGAGATCATGACCCAGTTGTAGCACCCCATGAGATCCGCCATGTCAAGATTCGATGCTTCAAGCCACTGTCGGTAGGCAATCCGCGGAACTCGACCCGTGGAGACGCACGACAGAATGTCGAACCATATCGCATGGACTATGAGAAAGTCAAAGTCGGGCTGTGCTTGAAACACGTTATAGGCGTATCCACCACTGACATTGGCAGTGTCTGTGCGATTGGGAGAAGTAGAATGGTGAAGCAGGACTTCTGGTGAAAGTGTACTCAGAAGAGTGGTGACGGCGTCAAGATGGGGGAGCCAATCATATTCTGCGCCGTTGAATACCTAAAGGAGATTGAATGTGAGACATGAGCTATTCAGAAACACCCACTGCTGCTATCAGCCCATGTCTTACCTCGAAACTTATCAGCATGAGGCTGGAAGCTGCAAATTCCGCAAGCTGGGACTTGTCGTTAAGGAGAGCCTCTGTCTCGGTCCTCTGCGAAAGCTCACAGAGTTCTCTTAGGGCCTTTGAGTGGTACTCGAAGGCCTCTTGATTGCGCAGGTAGTCTTGCCGGGGAGAAATCTGGACTTTGTTCCGGTGGAGGGCCGAGAGCGCCAACGCGGCATGATACAAAGGACCACCATTGCTTAGGTACATAAGGAGCCAGCCTCTGTTACCTAGGCGGGAGCGGGGTTGGAAGTAAGGGTATTGCCAGGAGAAGACATGATCCAAATAGTGCATGACCAGAGACGCTGACTCTGACCGAAAGACACATGCGAAAGTTGAATGTGGACCAGTTGATGTGCTCCTTTCATCTTGGGCCGGGTCATGGCTGTGCCCCGAACTCGGACTGACTAGATCCACACTGCAGCTTTCCCCAAGCTCATGAAAAGCACCCTCGGGAACATGTTCCGATCGTGAAGGCGGagaaagaacaagaacagCTCGGCTTGGCGGTGTAGATGGATTCTCACTGGGCACTTGGGGAGGGATTGTGCGAGCAGCGGAGTGTCTATCCCTCCCAGCTTGTCGATCGCGATTCTGGGACTTTCGCAGATTCCGAACGTGTTGTttgacgagcttcttgatgcgCGTGAGTTCCCGTGTCTCCGCAACcgccccatccatccacaaGGGCTTGGAACCGTAGCCGTGACATGGGATCTGTCGGTCCAGGCACTCCCTGCAGGCGGGCGTTTTTGAGTCACACTTGCGGTGTCTGAGCTTGCAAGTCCAGCATCCAGATGGAAAGGGCCTCATTGTAAACGGTTGTTGTGACGGaggggatggtgatgggtgcAAAGATTAAACTAAGGGCGGGAGAGCAGAGGCATGATGTTTGGAATACCCGGAATTTCATTATTCCTACTAGAGTAGCCAGAACCGCGCCAACCATAAACAACCTCAGGTCGAAGTCACTGAGAGCCTTGTGATGCCtccaaaagaagccatcagctACAATAACAGAGAACATGATTCTTAATACATGCCGGCATTAAAACCCAAAACCAAAACCCACCGTTACCTAGATCTCTTCACCCATCGTGTCTTGTGTTCCAGACCAAAAAAATCCCCTGATCAAATCATGGGGCACACACATTAAGCCTGACTTGCTTTGGCGCCTCGACTTTCCCTCCGAGTCACGCTACGACTTTCCTTTCACAGATTCTAACCACCCCTCTGGTTACCTTAGACAGACAAGACTGAGTTATCGCGGAAATCCTACAACCCAGAAAGCCTTTAGGCAAACATTCATATCCTggtattaatataaataattaatacaGTAGATCTTCCTGCAATAGACAAGATAGCTATCAATTTGTTGCCTGCCATGGTTGACCAGGGCTACATACGACACGCACGAAGGAGTGGTTCGCTGACCCGTCCCCATTTAAGCAAATCAAGCACGCAAGCTGACAATAGAGGCCTCAGATGTTCCGACAGTTTTCAGTTTCATCAAGGAACTTGCCAATTGTCAAGACGAACTCCATGTCATTACCACCACCGAGGAAAACCTCTCCAGGACGATTGCATTCGACCCCGACGAGTACGACACAGACGCGGCCCCAGACCCCATAACGCCTTTTCGACCAGCCCGCTGTCTCCTAGCCTTCAACGATGTTGGTGAACCTGCAGGCATGGCACTGTACTTCTACAGCTACGTGACTTGGCACGCAGCACCGGGTATCTACTTGGAGGACCTCTACGTTCTGCCATCGGAGAGGAGAGCCGGTCATGGGAAACACTTGATGGACGCTCTTGTGGAAGAACTGCGCGCCGTTGGGGGTGTGAGGATTGAATGGCGGGTGATGGAACGGAACGAGACTGGCCTTCGCTTCTATGAGAAAATGGGAGCCAAGGTTATGGAAGGCTGGAAGGATTTAAAGCTTGAGCCAGCAGGGACAAACTAGCCTTTCAGCATAGCTCTCGTGATGTTATTTCGCTTCTCAAGACACAAACATGCGCCCATGGGTCCGGCGACGTTCTCTTACCTGTAAATATCTCCATGTAGTACGTAAACCATAGCATAATCAGTCCGAGCCGGCCACTTtccttgtttttttttttttttttttttttttagttaAGATGCATCACAGGGAAGGTCTTTGGGCGAAAGGGCGAAAGGGCGAAAGGGCTGCATTCTATGCTGTTTACACATCGCTCATTTTCCGAACGATAAGATAGTATATAAACATTTTGATGTTGCAAACGATAGTAAAACCAAAGGCCTCAACTATCTCGCTTAGCTTGCTCACTTTGTGCTCCAGACCAGACGACCCTCAAACCAagtctccttgaccttggcctggagTAACTCAGCAGGGTCCAGGCTCATGTCTACAACCACAAAGTCTGCCAGCTTTCCAGCTTCCAGTCTCCCTGTACGGCCTTCAAATACACTCCTTGCGGCCCCTTCGGTCGCTGCGACGATAGACTCACACAGGCCTAGTCGAAAGTGTTCATTCACTGGCTTCCCGTAGCCGGGCTTTCTCGAGGACTGGCGTGTAGTGGCCACATACAGATTATGCATGGGCAGCCAAGGCGAAGTAGGGCTATCACTTCCGATGGCCATCAGGGCTCCGGCATCCGCAAATTCACGGTATGCAAAAGCCCTCTTGCAGCGGTCTTCACCTAGTAGGTGCGTCCAGTCCTGCAGGATCGATGGGTCGGCATGAACAGGCTGGATGGAAGCTGTGAGACCAAGCTCCCCAAGACGCTGTGCATCCCTCGGTGACGCGAGTTCTAGGTGTTCGATGCGGTGTCGCCGTCCCGCGGTGCCATACTTCTCCAAAGCATTGATGGCCATCTTAATCGCTGCGTCGCCGATAGCATGCAGGGCAATCTGTAATCCCAAGGCATCGGCTTCTTTAACGACAGGCTCGAGATACTCCTTCTCCCAGATGGGAGGAGGGCATGTGGCGGGCAGTGGAGAGTACGGCTGCGATAGATAGGCAGTGCAGGCGTCGATAATGCCATCGCAGATGAGCTTGACGCCCACAAGTCGAAGGTTTGGGCTGGTCGCAGTGTTGAATTGTCTGCTTAGCTCGGCCGCACGTTGAACCTGTCTGCGGTTTGCCTCGATGTCGGTGGTAGGTTTGATCAGCCAATATGCTGCGATGCGTATGGCAAGGTCTGGCTCTTCTACCGTAAGAGTGACCAGCGCATCCCaggcctcctcgtccatcgcCATCTCTACTAGTCCAGTATAGCCAGCGACGTTATACTCGCGAATAGCGGCGCGAATAGCTGCTATCCGTTCTTCCTTTGGTGCTGACTTGGCCTGAAAAGGCCAGATGATGGACATCATCGCTCCCTCATCAACCAGACCCGACGGGTTGCCTTGAGCATCGCGGTAGATTGTGCCTCCAGTAGGGTCAGGCATGTCAGCGAGGCCCAAGACTTTAAGGGCCGATGAATTGCACCAGCACGAGTGCAACGAGCTGGCATCGATAAATATCGGCCGTGGGTCAATGTCGTCTAACACGGTCGCCGTCACTCCGTTTGGAGTCATAAAGTGCATCCATCCTTTGCACAAAATAGAGCCGACGTCGGGGTTGGCGACGGCAAAAGATTTGATGgttgccttgatctcatcgagGTTATTGCACTTGATGAGGTCCACCTTGCGAAGGGACTGGCCAAGAAGTAGAAGATGCATGTGCCCATCGATGAAGCTGGGAAGAATGACGCGCTGCTTCATGTCATGGGCTTCTAGCTCCTCAATTCCGTCTGCGATGCCCCGGTGTCCAATGGCCATAATCTTGGTTCCTTGAACCAGCATGCTGTCCACAAAAGTGACTGGCCCATCTTGTCCTGTGTCACTTTGGGTGAAGATCCGGCCGTTGTAGAACAGTTTGCTACGCGCCATTGAGAGCTGGGGTGATTGTTGTCTGTAGAATGGGTTGAGTATTGACACAGGGCGATTTTCAAAAGCATATTACAGCGCAAACAATTTGCTTTATAGCCATTGATTGACAGATGCACAGCTTACTCTTATTCCTTCTCCCCGTCCAGATCAGCCCTTTGGCCCAAGGTTGATGGCAAGACGACCTGTTTCGCTTCGAGCTGCCTTCCGAGAGCCAACAAAGAGGGCAACCAACTAGGGCAGGTCGAAACGAAAATCTTCTCGTCCCCAGCAGTGCGGGTCCTTCGCAGTGGTGATACGTGCGCTATGCTACCCAGGTTATGTCAGTTATTGGGCTGTGGATCTTGTAGACCAACCACCAAGAGTTTCTTATGACATGTTCGATTTTCTGGGCGCGCCCTACATGTCACGGATGTTGTTGTCATCCAAATCATCCTTGTGACGACGCCCGTGTGACGCCCGTGTGCAACAAGGAGAGTGATTTTCCAGGACAGGTCAGGATCGACCCTTTTTGGGAAAAAATGCGGCGGTGACCTTTGTAACAAGAACTTTGGAAACATCGATAAGCGAGTTGGGCTTGGCTGGAACATGTCAGGGGGAGAATGGGACGAGTACAAACACAAAGTTcgcttcaccatcaagtGGCGCCGAGGCTGTACCGTGACGAAGCCGCGCAAGGACATGGATGTTCTGAATCCCATGGAGGATTACAGCGTCAGGTGTTGGCAGGTATTCCGGGTTCCTTGGGAATACTGTAAGTGAGGCCAGGCCATTAAGGCTGGCTTAGAACTGGCTAACTTTCTCTATTAGCTTGGAAAGGAAATAAAGGAGTTGGGGCATATCAGGATATCAGATGCCTTTAATATCAAGTCGACGCGGGAGTGTAGTGTTGGTTAAGTACCGAACACTAGCTCTCATGAACAGGTACCATACACATTTTGAACCGCTCATGCGGGACTGCCGATAATTTGTTCATCTTGGGACTTCTCTTGTTATGGGACATGAAGCCTATTGGACACATTAGGGAATCCGGGGTATTAGGGAAGAAGACAGAACACACCCACAGTGAGAATGCACCTGTCTGTACTCAACGCCGCGGAGGTTGTGACCACGTTAACTTTCGCCCATATCAGACCCGGGCGGATAAGTCAAGTGGATCTTCGTCCTCGCCATTTTCAGTGGCCCTTTTCCACTTCTGAATCAACTGCTCCCGTCTCCTGTCTCTtatgttggtgatgccgcTAAAGTCATCAAGGCCACCCTTGGGCCAGTACCCCCGACCCCCGGCGTTGTAGATATCCTTCTTTCGCCTCTCGGCCAGACGAAGATCCTTTCCCGTCCAGTCGCGGCCGTATCTTTTGAAGTAGTCCCTGCACCCCGCGATATTTGTGCATATTCCCTCCAATTGTTCCACCGAAAGATCAGCATGATCCCACATAGTATATGCAAAAGTCGACTGCATCCTATCTAGAAAGACAGTGTAGGTACGCTTGGAGTGATGAGCGAGCCACATCCGAAAGGAAGATGAATCAGTTGAGTCTTGTGGCCCATCAGACTCACAAACTTCCTCTTCAAGTTCCTTTGCTGTGTAGCTTGATACTGGAGGGCTTCTTCGCATCACACTCCAGGTGTTTACTTGCACGTCACCTGCCTGTCTCGGGCACCACAGGAGTATTGAGATCAGATTGCAAGGAGGATCCGGCACTCTGGCGCTTGAGCGAATTATTTTCAGTTTCAACACCTTTAATCTTTCGTCGTACGTTTTGGAACGTGCGATGGAGCATAGAAAGGGGAGGCCTCGACAAAGCTGGAATGAGTTAgatgatcttcttcacaACTACAGGTAGCTCAATGAGCATAGCGCGAGAGTTTAAGCCTTACCAGCCGCTGAATCCGATCACATTGCTCAAAGGACTGATCCCACTCTATAGGCACCCCAGCCCACTCAACGTTGTGCGCAGCAATTTGATCAAAGGCTATAGACACATTAGATCAGCTAGAGTGGAAGACAGGTTCTTCTTACCGAAGCTGACCTGCCTTTCCAAGTAGGTGTAGACAGTCAGTAACTGGTCGTTAACCCACTGAGAAGAGGCACGACAAAAGTTTGATATTTGGGCCGTAACTTCGCGTCTATGACGGCGGGGACGATGGCAGAATAAATTGCACATAATCTGGTAGCGAACAAAAGCTCTGTACATCCGAAAAGTCTCATTGTCGGAGAGTGTTTTCGGGTGATCTAGCCCTACTTCATTGATAGCCGGAATGAGTTCATCAGCCATATCCTGGCTCATCCATTTCACAGCAGCTTGGTTTTGACTGATGAAGGCGTATTCGGCCAAGGACAGGTGAACAAGAGACGGCGATGGATCAATGTTCTCGAGGCGCGTTATGAGTGGATCCACGGCGTTCTGGTCCATCACATCGATTTGCGTTGTTTCGAGAAGGATGCGAGAATAGGAGAGTATACCATCTGGGACCTGTCGAGTGAGGATACGGCGAGCGATGGCGTGAAGATTGTCATAGAGGGCATCATGAAAGATTCGATGACTGAAAATTGGTGGACCGAGCTCTTGGATTGTATCCAAGTGTCCAAGAATCTCGGCGACGATATGAAGCGGCAGTCTCTGAAGTGGAGGGGTCATCGTGGTCGAGTCGTTATAATCTCTCAATtgatgttggaggaggagaaatgAAGGACAGGCCAGCACAGGAGGAAGCAAAAGGAGGAATTGGAAGGATGTGCTAAGTTAGGGACTTGGCCAATGAGGCTGAGCCTTGGCATTAGGCAACCGACCAGGGCATTGAAGAGCTCGCAGGGATCATGGGCTTTGGTTTTGGTGGTTTGCTTTGCGTCTCGCTCAAGCACCAATGAAAAGCCTGTTGGCTCATGGGCCAACGTGAACAGCTCTCAACTTGTCACAATatcttcaccatcaagaacAGAATATTGATACAGTGATCATCAGCTTCTGGCCGGTAGAAAGACGACTAGTGTTAAGGACTGATTAATTATCATTTAACTGAATACAACGCCAAAGCGGGCCAGTCGCAGCTGACAGCTCATACTAGACAGCTTCCGGTTGACTCTCCCTTCCATGTTTCATGATTCCTTGGGCGTCTCAGGTTGTTCATCCGTGATAATAAACCCAGGGTTAGGAACGCTTCTCTCCTCCAAATTAAGAGCCGACTCGGGAAACAAAATACCCGCGTTGAGCAAGTGCTTCTTCAGGTCCTCGGGCGTGATGTTTGGAGTCGAGATGACCCATTTGTCTTCCTCGATAATCTTGGTAAACGCGGTGTCTTAAGTCCGTACGAGGGCAGAATCGAGATTCGACTCATTGATAATGAGCACTTTGGGGATTTCGTGTCTGAAAAGGACGTTAGGAGACATTTTGGAAAAGCTGGATGGGATGGGTTTGACGATTAAAAAATTGTGTAGCTCGGCTAGTTGGGCACGAGGTGTTGGGGACTTTGTAGAAATGCTGGCAAAGAACGCAAAAAGTTGTGGTCTTTTTTACATCGTGGGCCAGCTTGAATCAATGTCAAAGAGGGTAATAAAATCAGAGGAGGTCCTTCACTGCTTGAAGGAGGAAATCAAAATGCCAAACACTCACAGCACCTCAAAACCCATGGCGGCTGACTGAATCAGGTTTCTTCATGCCGACAGGTTGACAAACTTCCCATGTCACAGCCACTCGCCTGTCGACCGTGAAGGCAGAAAGACTCTATACGTGATCCAACACCCCCAACTCTAGCAGGGTTGCCACGATGTCCTCCGGCGTTCTCTGGGGCGACATGACGACCACCGCCCGATCTTCTTCAGCCAGGGTGTAGCCATCAGAGCCGTAGTAATACTCTAGGGTTTCAATGAGAATAAAGATATCCCCAATCATCTCGTAGGCAATAAAATGGTAGTAGAAGGCCGGGAGCTCTTGGTTAGACATGGTGGGAGTGATGGTTGAGCAGGACGGCTTGATGTCTGGTTGTGCATGGGTGATGGCTGATTGTTGAAGAAGTCTAGTAGTGGACGTGTTTTATAGCTATTGGGTGATCTGTCGTGGGTTTTTTTGCTTCGATAAATAATCTGAGTCATTCTTTCAAGGGAAAGGCGTGGGTTTGACGCATGCCAGAACTCTGATGAGTTTCTGCAGAAGAAAAGTAGTATATAGATAGTAAAATATCTCGGTGAACCTTACCGGTGAATACAAGTGATCTATCGAGCAAACAAGAAACGGCACAGTAAAAGCTATTATGCGACATTGGGTTGGCGCAAACCTTCAGCGTAAAGCGAAAATAGTTTGATCATTCCTCCCATGCCCCTGGTTCGCCAGGACAAAACTCGCGCCACCACTTCAACATCATTATAGGAGTTTTATTTTGCAGCATGCATTATGACCATTTCCTTCCACACAGCTCTTGATGGTAGATCAAGAATACAAGCTCATTTCCAAACGAAAGCATCCTACATGTGCATGCGCGAAACTCA from Fusarium keratoplasticum isolate Fu6.1 chromosome 12, whole genome shotgun sequence includes:
- a CDS encoding N-acetyltransferase ats1, with the protein product MVDQGYIRHARRSEASDVPTVFSFIKELANCQDELHVITTTEENLSRTIAFDPDEYDTDAAPDPITPFRPARCLLAFNDVGEPAGMALYFYSYVTWHAAPGIYLEDLYVLPSERRAGHGKHLMDALVEELRAVGGVRIEWRVMERNETGLRFYEKMGAKVMEGWKDLKLEPAGTN
- a CDS encoding Aminotran-1-2 domain-containing protein, giving the protein MKYERMPIEIESPEEYGYDKIKFNLSESSITDQTIESLGLKIPNLTLLYNEHRGETELRKLIAEDAGVNTDDVLITSGAAGALFIITTSQLATMDASGRDHLVVVRPNYATNLETPKAVGCEISYIDVTFESGFQPNVDDIETAIKPNTRLVSVTCPHNPTGSTLSREALDRLVAITKEKGILLLVDETYRDIAFGEKLPVAASLGDHVLSVSSLSKSFGIPGVRIGWLISTNKNLQETFLAAKEQISISGSVIDEWIATQVLSRRQQILADTTDEMRVRLQMVESWVESEKLLEWVKPTGGVVCFPRIKKEPAGGFAAFYDRLLTKYATYVGPGHWFELPDNFFRLGYGWPKREELEGGMKAISKALRDE